In Anaerolineae bacterium, the following proteins share a genomic window:
- a CDS encoding nucleotide sugar dehydrogenase: MKKFKKNILCIGAGYVGGPTMAMIAYKCPQYKVTVVDINPIRIDEWNSNNLPVYEPGLDEIVKKTRGTNLFFTSNIEQGIIESDIIFVSVNTPTKSFGVGAGMAADLQYWEKTARQILQHSRSSKIIVEKSTLPVKTAQAMERILATNNKKIKFEILSNPEFLAEGTAIKDLEYPDRVLVGSRQTQSGLKARDELVEIYAGWVDEKRIITTDIWSSELSKLVANAFLAQRISSINSISALCEKTGADIVNVAGAVGFDSRIGDKFLNASIGFGGSCFKKDILNLVYMCRYNGLNEVADYWDHVLRINDFQKDRFVINMLTAMFNTLAGKKICLFGFAFKANTGDTRESPAIYIAKRLIEERAHLAITDPKALKNAGIDLKGVDENVSYIDDPYAAAAKSHAIAIMTEWDLYRDLDYEKIFKSMIKPAFIFDGRNIVDHKRLFKIGFNIYPIGKPALTHF; encoded by the coding sequence ATGAAAAAATTTAAAAAAAATATCCTTTGCATAGGCGCAGGCTACGTAGGTGGGCCGACCATGGCTATGATTGCCTATAAATGCCCGCAATACAAGGTCACGGTTGTGGATATCAATCCAATACGCATTGATGAATGGAACTCAAATAACCTGCCGGTTTATGAACCCGGCCTTGATGAGATTGTAAAAAAAACACGCGGAACAAATCTTTTCTTCACCAGTAATATAGAGCAGGGCATAATAGAGTCCGACATCATTTTTGTCAGCGTAAATACTCCTACAAAGAGCTTTGGAGTAGGGGCCGGCATGGCCGCAGACCTGCAGTATTGGGAAAAAACCGCCAGACAGATACTTCAGCATTCCCGGTCTTCAAAAATCATTGTTGAAAAAAGCACGCTTCCGGTTAAAACAGCACAGGCAATGGAGAGGATACTTGCCACAAATAATAAAAAGATAAAATTTGAGATTCTTTCCAATCCTGAATTTCTGGCTGAAGGCACCGCAATAAAGGATCTGGAATATCCGGATCGGGTACTTGTCGGTTCCCGTCAAACACAAAGCGGTTTAAAGGCAAGGGATGAGCTGGTTGAAATATATGCCGGCTGGGTGGATGAAAAGCGGATAATTACCACCGATATCTGGAGCAGCGAACTCTCCAAACTCGTGGCCAACGCGTTTTTAGCCCAGAGAATATCATCAATAAATTCCATATCCGCCCTGTGTGAGAAGACCGGTGCGGATATCGTCAATGTGGCCGGAGCAGTCGGGTTTGACAGCAGGATCGGCGACAAGTTCCTGAATGCAAGCATCGGATTTGGTGGATCATGCTTTAAAAAGGATATTTTGAATCTTGTATATATGTGCCGCTATAACGGCCTTAACGAAGTGGCCGATTACTGGGACCATGTTCTCAGGATAAATGATTTTCAAAAGGATCGTTTTGTGATCAACATGCTTACAGCCATGTTCAACACATTGGCGGGCAAGAAAATATGCCTTTTTGGTTTTGCTTTTAAGGCCAATACCGGAGACACAAGGGAGAGCCCGGCCATTTACATTGCAAAAAGATTGATCGAGGAAAGAGCGCACCTGGCAATTACAGATCCAAAGGCATTAAAGAACGCAGGAATCGATCTAAAAGGGGTTGACGAAAATGTAAGCTATATTGACGATCCTTATGCGGCAGCAGCCAAAAGCCATGCAATCGCAATAATGACGGAATGGGATTTATACAGGGATCTTGACTATGAGAAAATATTCAAGTCAATGATAAAACCGGCCTTTATATTTGACGGCCGCAATATCGTCGATCATAAAAGACTTTTTAAAATCGGATTTAACATATATCCAATCGGCAAACCAGCTTTGACACACTTTTAA
- a CDS encoding GxxExxY protein, giving the protein MDINELTYQINGAIFEVSKLLGAGFLEKVYENALIMELRLRGIKALGQFPISVKYKGKNIGDYFADIVVEDKVIIELKAIDKLQKIHEAQMLNYLKATGIKVGLLVNFTFPKAVIKRFVF; this is encoded by the coding sequence ATGGATATCAATGAGCTTACATACCAGATAAATGGTGCGATATTCGAAGTTAGCAAATTGTTGGGCGCTGGATTCCTCGAAAAAGTTTATGAGAACGCCTTAATTATGGAGTTGCGTTTAAGAGGAATTAAAGCACTGGGCCAATTCCCTATTTCTGTGAAGTATAAAGGTAAAAATATCGGAGACTATTTTGCCGATATTGTTGTTGAAGACAAGGTGATAATTGAATTAAAGGCGATTGATAAATTACAAAAAATTCATGAAGCACAGATGTTGAACTACTTGAAAGCTACTGGAATAAAGGTTGGTTTGCTTGTAAATTTCACATTCCCAAAAGCAGTGATTAAAAGATTTGTTTTTTAG